TATTCCGTACTGCTTTCTCCCACAATCATAGCTTGTCCTTTAGCGGAGGGGCTGATCAGTCTAGTTACCGTATTTCCTTGAGCGCACTGGATCAACAAGGAATTATTAAACGAAATGATTTTACTCGGTATACCGCCCGAATTAACGCCAATACGAAAGCAATAAATGATCGGCTAAGCTTATCAATGCGATTGACAGCTTCACGAGTAGAGGATAATCATGCTCCTGGTTTAGAAGAGACAGCTAATGCTACCGGAGATATTGTCTCCAACTCTGTTCGGGCAAACCCTACCTTTCCGGTATTTAACGAAGATGGAACTTATTTCCAAGATGGTTTCAATAACCCTATAGCAGCTCTTAACCTAATCAACGATGCATCTGCTACAAACCGAATTCTCGGAAATATGTCGGCTAGCTTTGAACTTTTTGAAGGGCTAACGTATACTGCCAACTTAGGAGCTGACGTAGCTAATTCTGAAAGAAGGACTGATATTTCCCAACAACTGATTGTAGAAAGTAATCGTGGTACCGGAACCATTAATAGTCGCTCTACTAACAGCTTTGTTATAGACCATACGCTTAATTATACTAAAGAATTTGAACGAAGTCGATTCGAAGCTCTATTAGGATATTCATACCAGAGCTTTAGGGTGCAAGGCTCTACTATATCCAGAACGGCTCCCTTGCTAGACAACATCTTGATAACTCCCCAACTGTTGTTTGGATCAGAACAAAATAACGCACCATCTTCTTTTGTAGATAACCGCGAACTACAGTCGTACTTTGGTCGCTTAAATTACTCACTACTTGATAAGTACATTCTAACCGCTACCGTACGAGCAGACGAATCTTCTGTCTTTGGCCCAGGGAATGAGTTAGGGGTATTCCCTTCCTTTGCTTTTGGATGGCGCCTATCTGAGGAAGCTTTCTTAGAAGGTGCTGGGTTCGATGATCTCAAGTTCCGACTAGGTTACGGTATTTTGGGTAATCAGGAGCTTCCTACCACTCAACAGGCCTTCGTATTTGGGTCTAACAACACAACTCGGTTTGTATCAGGAGGTCAGGTTTTACCAGGACTAGCACTAATCAGGTCCCCTAACCCCAATCTGAAGTGGGAAGAGCAACGACAATTTAACGTTGGTTTTGACTTCTCATTCTTACAAGGTCGAGTGGGAGGTACTATTGACTACTTCTTCAAAGATCAGGATGACTTAGTGGTGTTCGTTCCTACCATTCAACCAGCTCCTTCAGCTAATGCGTTTATTAACTTACCAGCAGGTTCCATTCAAAACCAAGGAATTGAGCTTACCCTAAACACGGTTAATGTAGACCAGGGTGATTTCCGATGGAATACGGATCTCAACTTCACGTATCTCGATAGCCAAGTAGATGGTCTGGATGTGACTCGTATTCAGGGGGCTAGTGCTAGCGGACAAGGATTGTCTGGTACACCCGTTCAGTTCTTTGTTAATGGTGAAGCTCCTAATGTATTCTTAGGACGAGAATTTGTGGAAATCGGTCCGGATGGTGAAAATGTGTTTGCTACTGGTGATGGTGGCGAAGTTGATCAGTTCCGAATTTTAGGGGATCCTATACCAAATGTGATAGCAGGTCTTACCAATAGCTTTTATTACGGAAATTGGGATTTTAATTTCTTATTGAGCGGTACATTTGGAAACGATATTTATAATAACACCGCTAACGC
This region of Tunicatimonas pelagia genomic DNA includes:
- a CDS encoding SusC/RagA family TonB-linked outer membrane protein, with the translated sequence MRIFTQLTYVITVALAVLWSSTAWAQEKTVSGTVTSDAEGPLPGVNVLVKGTSTGTVTDLDGNYRLNVPDGQDTIMFSSIGYANQEIRVGNQTTINVVMTEDVQSLSEVVVIGYGTQEKKDVTGALSTIKAEDFNSGVINTPEQLFQGKLSGVQVTQNGGAPGGAVSINIRGANSIRSGNGPLFVVDGVPLTSDNPNAQGQSISGGQGVAPQNPLNFINPNDIASIDILKDASAAAIYGSRAANGVVIITTKSGEAGVSSVEYSSYASVDYLRERLDLLSADEFLAAGEEFNLNLLDGNSDTDWQDELFRTAFSHNHSLSFSGGADQSSYRISLSALDQQGIIKRNDFTRYTARINANTKAINDRLSLSMRLTASRVEDNHAPGLEETANATGDIVSNSVRANPTFPVFNEDGTYFQDGFNNPIAALNLINDASATNRILGNMSASFELFEGLTYTANLGADVANSERRTDISQQLIVESNRGTGTINSRSTNSFVIDHTLNYTKEFERSRFEALLGYSYQSFRVQGSTISRTAPLLDNILITPQLLFGSEQNNAPSSFVDNRELQSYFGRLNYSLLDKYILTATVRADESSVFGPGNELGVFPSFAFGWRLSEEAFLEGAGFDDLKFRLGYGILGNQELPTTQQAFVFGSNNTTRFVSGGQVLPGLALIRSPNPNLKWEEQRQFNVGFDFSFLQGRVGGTIDYFFKDQDDLVVFVPTIQPAPSANAFINLPAGSIQNQGIELTLNTVNVDQGDFRWNTDLNFTYLDSQVDGLDVTRIQGASASGQGLSGTPVQFFVNGEAPNVFLGREFVEIGPDGENVFATGDGGEVDQFRILGDPIPNVIAGLTNSFYYGNWDFNFLLSGTFGNDIYNNTANALLTYPAFASGGNVTQEVIDEARATEEDVQNANSYSSRFIENGSFIRLTNVSLGYNFDVANIDWLGGLRLYVTGQNLFVITNYSGYDPEVNVQPGVGDNTQPAAIGIDNTGYPRSSTVLFGLNVSFK